From the Clupea harengus chromosome 15, Ch_v2.0.2, whole genome shotgun sequence genome, one window contains:
- the LOC116223849 gene encoding uncharacterized protein LOC116223849 yields the protein MEPDAGPAKDGVRAKFATPDHGSTSEELGTVEDISGMLVEVAAVEQELGSADNLHVIVKEELGATDIMFGTVKEDLVAADILVGTVEEELEATDILVGTVEEELVAAEESGMAGEELGGTLTNSEPKKKTRKRALNPSTWKANIRKRLHQEGKEYTNASNAKVPAKKVRSQKNCALSCKFKCAQKVTPTEREQCFLDYYKLTQNRKHDYIAMTTECAMKERQTCCESQRKRTFSFKYFLNVESERIRVCKSFYLGTLAISQKPIYNTHLKKNQTTGMPKPDSRGKHAKRGIDLQLKEQVRDHIRSFPVVESHYCRARTERQYLESTLNLSRMYDLYQRKCLEEVSTPVKESFYRFIFNSEFNISFHIPKSDRCDRCESYQTALDQNLLSQDAESTQKKHIADKTAMRQERQADRDAKNTLVVCFDLQNVINCPRAEISSFFYKRKLNLYNLTAHSSISKKGYCAIWTEGMSGRGANDIASAFVKILDQIILDHPDATSIITWSDSCVPQNRNSIMAFAMAEYLTRNTKIHQITMKYSTPGHSAVQEVDNMHSQIEKAMALSEFYSPVSFLRLLLKVNRNNPYRVIQMRESDFFDFHACSKMFKYKQVPFSEVCQLGFDQCPYKLSYKKSHAAHASEVTLDIRGPSKTRKLAPTCTLPKPRRLPKQGCIPESKMKDLESMFRFMPQTDREYYCAMIK from the coding sequence ATGGAGCCAGATGCTGGGCCAGCTAAAGATGGAGTGAGGGCAAAATTTGCAACCCCAGACCATGGATCTACATCTGAAGAGCTGGGGACTGTGGAGGACATTTCTGGGATGCTGGTGGAGGTAGCAGCAGTTGAGCAGGAGTTGGGGTCTGCAGACAACTTACATGTGATCGTAAAAGAAGAGCTGGGGGCTACAGACATCATGTTTGGGACTGTAAAGGAGGATTTGGTTGCGGCAGACATTCTGGTTGGGACTGTGGAGGAGGAGTTGGAGGCTACAGACATTCTGGTTGGGACTGTGGAGGAGGAGCTTGTAGCTGCAGAGGAGTCAGGCATGGCAGGAGAGGAGCTAGGGGGCACACTTACCAACTCAGAACCAAAGAAAAAGACCAGAAAAAGAGCATTAAATCCATCTACATGGAAAGCAAATATTCGCAAGAGGCTACATCAAGAGGGCAAAGAATACACTAATGCAAGCAATGCAAAAGTTCCAGCCAAAAAAGTAAGGTCACAAAAAAACTGTGCTCTCTCTTGTAAATTTAAATGTGCACAGAAGGTAACCCCTACTGAAAGGGAACAATGTTTCTTAGACTACTATAAATTGACACAAAACAGGAAACATGACTACATTGCAATGACAACAGAATGTGCGATGAAAGAAAGGCAAACATGCTGCGAATCACAAAGAAAACGCACATTCTCATTTAAATACTTCCTGAATGTTGAGAGTGAGAGGATTAGAGTGTGCAAATCATTTTACCTGGGCACACTGGCAATTAGTCAGAAGCCAATttacaacacacatttaaaaaaaaaccaaacGACTGGCATGCCAAAACCTGATTCTAGAGGGAAACATGCAAAACGTGGGATAGATCTCCAACTGAAAGAGCAGGTCCGGGATCACATCAGGTCTTTCCCTGTTGTTGAATCTCATTACTGCAGGGCTAGGACAGAGAGGCAGTATCTGGAATCTACGCTCAATCTGTCCCGAATGTATGATCTTTACCAACGTAAATGTCTGGAAGAAGTTAGTACACCTGTAAAGGAGTCTTTCTATAGATTCATTTTCAACTCCGAGTTCAACATCAGTTTTCACATTCCTAAATCAGATAGGTGTGATCGGTGTGAATCTTATCAGACAGCTCTTGACCAGAATCTTCTTAGCCAAGATGCTGAGAGCACACAGAAGAAACACATTGCCGACAAAACTGCCATGCGCCAAGAGCGTCAGGCAGATAGGGATGCTAAAAACACATTAGTAGTGTGCTTTGACCTTCAGAATGTTATAAACTGTCCACGTGCAGAGATCAGTTCTTTTTTCTACAAACGAAAACTGAACTTGTACAATCTTACAGCTCATAGCTCTATATCAAAGAAAGGCTATTGTGCGATATGGACAGAGGGGATGTCAGGCAGGGGGGCTAACGACATTGCAAGTGCCTTTGTTAAAATTTTAGACCAAATTATTCTTGATCACCCAGATGCCACAAGCATAATTACATGGAGTGACAGCTGCGTGCCCCAAAACAGAAACTCAATAATGGCATTTGCTATGGCAGAATACTTGACACGCAATACTAAGATACATCAGATCACAATGAAATATTCTACCCCGGGTCATTCTGCTGTACAGGAGGTAGACAATATGCATAGCCAAATTGAGAAGGCAATGGCGCTCTCTGAATTTTACTCTCCCGTCTCATTCTTGAGATTGTTACTGAAAGTCAACAGGAACAACCCGTACCGAGTAATACAGATGAGAGAATCAGATTTCTTTGACTTTCACGCATGTTCCAAAATGTTCAAGTACAAACAGGTGCCATTTTCGGAAGTGTGTCAGCTCGGATTTGATCAGTGCCCATATAAACTTAGCTATAAAAAATCACATGCTGCCCATGCTTCAGAGGTAACATTAGACATTAGGGGGCCGAGTAAAACTAGAAAGTTGGCACCTACATGTACGCTACCAAAGCCAAGAAGGCTTCCTAAACAGGGCTGTATTCCAGAGTCAAAGATGAAAGATTTAGAGTCAATGTTCAGATTCATGCcccaaacagacagagagtatTACTGTGCTATGATTAAATGA